The following are encoded in a window of Primulina eburnea isolate SZY01 chromosome 4, ASM2296580v1, whole genome shotgun sequence genomic DNA:
- the LOC140831004 gene encoding uncharacterized transporter C405.03c-like has protein sequence MGWRYRAGLLLMAAVVIIWVTSAEVTQDIFTDYKQPFAVTYLGASLMVIYLPIAFVKDCICRFLKRRSGKSGQGVNEDSCSPLASPLKYVGGQKMFELESQGSLTRKDSELDLSANEEGKPLVSRHVDDAKNSRNEKEITTKEIATYGFYIAPLWFFTEYFSNAALARTSVASTTVLSSTSGLFTLFVGAFLGQDSLNMAKVVAVFVSITGVAMTTLGKTWAADETQLNTSSGKHSFSGDLFGLLSAMSYGLFTVLLKKFSGEEGERVDVQKLFGYIGLFTLVALWWLVWPLTALGIEPKFTVPHSARMDEVVIANGLVGSVISDYFWALCVVWTTPLVATLGMSLTIPLAMVADMLIHGRHYSAIYVLGSVQVFAGFVIANLSDWFSNLFGL, from the exons ATGGGGTGGAGATACAGGGCCGGCCTTCTGTTGATGGCAGCTGTTGTCATTATTTGGGTTACCTCAGCAGAGGTCACTCAG GATATTTTCACAGACTATAAGCAACCATTTGCGGTGACATATCTGGGAGCTTCTTTGATGGTGATATATCTCCCAATAGCATTTGTTAAGGATTGTATATGTAGATTCCTAAAGAGACGGTCCGGCAAAAGTGGTCAAGGGGTGAATGAGGACTCGTGCTCTCCCCTTGCCTCTCCTTTAAAATACGTCGGGGGACAGAAAATGTTTGAACTGGAAAGTCAGGGATCCCTGACTAGAAAAGACAGTGAACTGGATCTTTCTGCTAATGAAGAGGGAAAGCCTTTGGTTTCCAGACACGTAGATGATGCTAAAAATTCTAGAAATGAAAAAGAAATCACAACCAAAGAAATTGCTACTTATGGATTTTACATTGCCCCGCTTTGGTTTTTCACTGAG TATTTTTCGAATGCTGCTCTTGCTCGTACAAGTGTTGCCAGCACTACAGTTTTATCTTCTACTTCGGGACTTTTTACTCTCTTTGTTGGTGCTTTTTTGGGCCAAGATTCCTTAAATATGGCAAAGGTAGTTGCTGTATTTGTCAGCATTACTGGTGTTGCCATGACAACCTTGGGAAAAACTTGGGCTGCCGATGAAACCCAACTAAACACATCTTC TGGCAAACATTCTTTTTCTGGGGATCTTTTCGGCCTTCTATCAGCTATGTCATATGGCCTGTTTACAG TGCTGTTGAAGAAGTTTTCTGGCGAGGAAGGGGAACGGGTTGATGTGCAAAAGTTGTTTGGTTATATTGGATTGTTTACACTTGTGGCGCTCTGGTGGCTTG TGTGGCCATTGACGGCTTTGGGTATAGAACCCAAATTTACCGTTCCTCATTCTGCCAGGATGGATGAAGTTGTGATTGCTAATGGACTTGTTGGAAGCGTTATCTCTGACTATTTTTG GGCGTTATGTGTCGTCTGGACAACACCACTTGTGGCCACGTTAGGCATGTCTCTGACCATTCCGCTTGCGATGGTGGCTGATATGTTGATTCATGGGCGTCATTATTCTGCTATATATGTACTTGGATCCGTTCAG GTATTTGCTGGATTCGTGATAGCCAACCTTTCTGACTGGTTTTCGAATCTATTTGGCTTATAG
- the LOC140830237 gene encoding glutaredoxin-C6-like — translation MEGVRNNWPLADNGVRLELTSTTNSPLAIDVSESTEMRIQRLISENPLIIFSRSSCCMCHVMKHLLSTIGVYPTVIELEEDEITALIQRETSDDATSDGASGVPALYIGGVCVGGFESLAALHLSNNLVPKLVEVGALRNEFLVS, via the coding sequence ATGGAAGGCGTTCGAAATAACTGGCCGCTAGCAGATAACGGCGTCCGCCTCGAGCTCACCTCGACCACCAACTCCCCTCTGGCTATCGACGTCTCCGAATCCACCGAGATGCGCATCCAACGCCTCATCTCTGAAAACCCTCTGATCATCTTCAGCCGATCTTCTTGCTGCATGTGCCATGTCATGAAACATCTCCTCTCCACCATCGGCGTCTACCCCACGGTCATAgagctcgaagaagacgaaATCACCGCCCTCATCCAGCGGGAGACCAGCGATGACGCGACCTCAGACGGCGCGAGCGGGGTCCCGGCGTTGTACATAGGCGGCGTGTGTGTTGGTGGCTTCGAGAGTCTGGCTGCTTTACATTTGAGTAATAATCTTGTCCCCAAGCTTGTCGAAGTTGGTGCTCTTAGAAATGAATTCTTAGTCAGCTAG